A window of Euzebyales bacterium contains these coding sequences:
- the speB gene encoding agmatinase, whose amino-acid sequence MNDHEPFAHGRAPYHAHAPFAGVPATALDDVAPGMVVILGAPFDWGATHRPGARFGPKAIREGDYLDMDGERPHLTARVEPLRALPVVDAGDVALVPGYSELSLARIEDVVGGIRRAGGVPVVLGGDHTITFPSAKAVAEVVGAGDVALVHFDAHADTAESHHDQLYGHGTPMRRLIESGAVPGRRFVQIGLRGYWPPPETVGWMREQRMRSFFMADITRRGLDDVVDEAVAAALGDGARGVYISVDIDVVDPGMAPGTGTPEPGGISARELLDTVQRLGRELDVVGADLVEVAPHYDQPADITARLANRVILELLTGMALRRGAATNR is encoded by the coding sequence ATGAACGACCACGAGCCGTTCGCCCATGGGCGTGCGCCCTACCACGCCCACGCCCCCTTCGCGGGCGTGCCGGCCACCGCCCTCGACGACGTGGCGCCGGGCATGGTCGTGATCCTGGGCGCTCCGTTCGACTGGGGCGCCACCCACCGTCCGGGCGCGCGGTTCGGCCCCAAGGCCATCCGCGAGGGCGACTACCTCGACATGGACGGCGAGCGCCCGCACCTGACGGCACGCGTCGAGCCCCTCCGTGCGCTGCCGGTGGTCGACGCCGGCGACGTGGCGCTCGTGCCGGGCTACAGCGAGCTGTCGCTCGCCCGCATCGAGGACGTCGTGGGTGGAATCAGGCGCGCGGGTGGTGTACCGGTGGTGCTCGGCGGGGACCACACCATCACCTTCCCGAGTGCCAAGGCGGTCGCCGAGGTGGTCGGCGCGGGTGATGTCGCGCTCGTCCACTTCGACGCCCACGCCGACACCGCCGAGTCGCACCACGACCAGCTGTACGGTCACGGGACCCCGATGCGACGCCTCATCGAGTCCGGCGCGGTGCCGGGCAGGCGGTTCGTCCAGATCGGGCTCCGAGGCTACTGGCCGCCGCCCGAGACGGTCGGGTGGATGCGCGAGCAGCGGATGCGCAGCTTCTTCATGGCCGACATCACCCGCCGCGGACTCGATGACGTCGTGGACGAGGCCGTCGCGGCCGCACTCGGCGACGGGGCACGGGGCGTGTACATCTCGGTCGACATCGATGTGGTCGACCCGGGCATGGCACCCGGCACCGGCACCCCGGAGCCCGGCGGCATCAGCGCGCGAGAGCTGCTCGACACCGTGCAGCGCCTGGGTCGCGAGCTCGACGTCGTGGGCGCGGACCTCGTGGAGGTCGCGCCACACTACGACCAGCCGGCCGACATCACGGCACGGCTGGCCAACCGGGTCATCCTGGAGCTGCTGACGGGCATGGCGCTGCGCCGCGGGGCGGCCACGAATCGGTAG